A region from the Rhodamnia argentea isolate NSW1041297 chromosome 7, ASM2092103v1, whole genome shotgun sequence genome encodes:
- the LOC115737794 gene encoding villin-3-like yields the protein MSSTAKVLDPAFQGAGQRIGTEIWRIENFQPVPLPKSEHGKFYMGDSYIVLQTTPGKGGAYLYDIHFWIGKDTSQDEAGTAAIKTVELDAALGGRAVQHRELQGHESDKFLSYFKPCIIPLEGGVASGFKKPEEEEFETRLYVCRGKRVVRLKQVPFARSSLNHDDVFILDTQEKIYQFNGANSNIQERAKALEVIQFLKEQYHEGKCDVAIVDDGKLDTESDSGEFWVLLGGFAPIGKKVSSEDDAIPEATPAKLYSIVDGELKLVEGELSKGMLENNTCYLLDCGAEVFVWVGRVTQVDERKAAIQAAEDFISSQNRPKSTRITRVIQGYETHAFKTKFDTWPSGSATPACEEGRGKVAALLKQQGMGVKGVAKGPSVSEEVPPLLEGGGKLEVWRINGSAKIPLSKEDIGKFYSGDCYIILYTYHSGERKEDYFLTCWIGKDSAEEEQKMAARLANTIFNSLKGRPVQGRIFQGKEPAQFIALFQPMVILKGGLSSGYKKLIEEKGLTDDTYTQESVALIRISGTSIHNNKAVQVDAVATSLNSAECFLLQSGASVFTWHGNQSTFEQQQQAAKVAEFLKPGVALKHAKEGTESSSFWFALGGKQSYTGKKVSSETARDPHLFTFSFNKGKFEVEEVYNFSQDDLLTEDILVLDTQAEVFVWVGQSVDSKEKQNAFEIGQNYIEMAASLENLAPTVPLYRVTEGNEPCFFTTYFSWDPAKANVQGNSFQKKVLLLFGVGHAVENQDRSNGNQGGPTQRASALAALSSAFNPSSGKSSYSGVDKSNGSDNSGPRQRAEALAALSSAFNSSSPSKPSAQRPLGSGQGSQRAAAVAALSSVLTAEKSPDNSPSRSSGAALESSLSGEKPLSGAEEPVEVSEDNETEGSAPVSENNEEQSESKQESLQDVEASENTVTVFSYDQVKAKSDNPVTGIDFKRREAYLSDEEFQAVLGMTKDAFYKLPKWKQDMHKKKADLF from the exons ATGTCTAGCACTGCAAAGGTTTTGGATCCGGCGTTTCAGGGTGCTGGTCAGAGGAT TGGGACCGAAATTTGGCGTATTGAGAATTTTCAGCCAGTTCCACTGCCTAAGTCCGAACATGGGAAATTCTACATGGGCGATTCCTACATTGTATTACAG ACGACGCCTGGCAAGGGAGGTGCTTATTTGTATGACATACACTTTTGGATTGGAAAAGACACAAGTCAG GATGAAGCTGGAACAGCAGCAATTAAGACTGTTGAACTTGATGCGGCCCTTGGAGGACGTGCCGTGCAGCACAGGGAACTTCAAGGCCATGAATCTGACAAATTCTTATCCTACTTCAAACCATGTATAATACCGTTGGAAGGCGGTGTAGCTTCTGGATTCAAAAAACCAGAGGAAGAGGAGTTTGAGACGCGTCTATATGTCTGTCGTGGAAAAAGAGTTGTTAGGTTGAAGCAG GTCCCTTTTGCTCGGTCTTCACTGAATCATGATGATGTGTTTATCCTAGACACTCAGGAGAAAATCTATCAGTTCAATGGCGCAAATTCAAATATCCAGGAAAGGGCCAAGGCTTTGGAGGTCATTCAGTTTTTGAAAGAGCAGTATCATGAGGGAAAGTGTGATGTTGCAATTGTTG ATGATGGGAAGTTAGATACTGAATCAGACTCGGGTGAGTTCTGGGTCCTCCTTGGTGGTTTTGCTCCCATTGGCAAGAAAGTTTCAAGTGAGGATGATGCAATTCCAGAAGCAACTCCTGCCAAGCTCTATAG CATTGTTGATGGTGAGCTGAAGCTTGTGGAAGGTGAATTATCCAAGGGTATGTTAGAAAACAACACCTGTTACTTGCTGGATTGTGGCGCTGAGGTCTTTGTTTGGGTTGGCCGAGTTACACAAGTGGATGAAAGAAAAGCGGCCATCCAAGCAGCTGAG GACTTTATCAGTAGCCAGAACAGACCAAAATCAACACGAATAACCAGAGTTATCCAGGGTTACGAGACTCACGCATTTAAAACCAAATTTGACACATGGCCATCTGGTTCTGCAACTCCTGCTTGTGAGGAAGGGAGAGGAAAAGTAGCAG CTTTACTAAAGCAACAAGGAATGGGTGTAAAGGGAGTGGCAAAAGGTCCTTCTGTGAGCGAAGAAGTCCCACCTTTACTGGAAGGAGGTGGAAAATTGGAG GTGTGGCGCATTAATGGCAGTGCCAAGATTCCGTTGTCCAAAGAGGATATTGGTAAGTTTTATAGTGGAGATTGCTACATCATTCTTTACACCTACCACTCTGgtgaaaggaaagaagattATTTCCTGACCTGCTGGATTGGAAAGGATAGTGCTGAG GAAGAACAAAAGATGGCTGCTCGGTTGGCTAACACAATTTTCAACTCGTTAAAGGGGAGACCTGTTCAG GGTCGTATTTTTCAAGGGAAAGAGCCAGCGCAATTCATTGCACTTTTTCAGCCTATGGTCATCCTCAAG GGAGGTTTAAGCTCAGGTTACAAGAAGTTAATAGAGGAAAAAGGTTTAACGGATGATACTTACACGCAAGAATCTGTGGCACTTATACGTATATCGGGGACGTCCATTCACAACAATAAGGCAGTCCAAGTAGATGCG GTGGCAACTTCTTTGAATTCTGCGGAGTGTTTCCTTCTGCAATCTGGAGCTTCTGTTTTCACCTGGCATGGAAACCAGAGCACCTTTGAGCAGCAACAGCAGGCTGCCAAAGTTGCCGAGTTTTTGAAG CCTGGAGTAGCTTTAAAACATGCTAAAGAAGGAACTGAAAGCTCAAGTTTCTGGTTTGCACTGGGAGGAAAACAAAGTTACACCGGCAAAAAAGTTTCTTCTGAAACTGCCAGGGATCCACACTTGTTTACATTTTCATTCAATAAAG GAAAGTTTGAG GTCGAGGAGGTATATAACTTCTCACAAGATGATCTTTTGACTGAGGATATCTTAGTACTTGATACACAAGCAGAGGTGTTTGTTTGGGTTGGTCAGTCTGTAGACtccaaagaaaagcaaaatgcTTTTGAAATTGGTCAG AATTACATAGAAATGGCGGCATCTCTTGAAAATCTGGCCCCTACTGTTCCACTTTACAGAGTCACTGAAGGAAATGAACCATGCTTCTTCACCACTTATTTCTCATGGGATCCTGCAAAAGCCAAT GTCCAGGGAAATTCGTTCCAGAAGAAGGTGTTATTATTGTTTGGTGTAGGTCATGCTGTGGAG AACCAGGATAGGTCCAATGGCAATCAAGGAGGGCCAACACAGAGGGCTTCAGCTTTGGCTGCATTATCTTCTGCATTTAATCCATCATCTGGGAAGTCATCCTATTCA GGTGTTGACAAATCCAATGGCTCTGACAATAGTGGACCCAGGCAACGAGCtgaagcattagctgccttatCCTCTGCTTTTAATTCCTCTTCACCATCAAAACCCTCTGCCCAAAGGCCATTGGGAAGCGGTCAGGGATCACAAAGAGCAGCAGCCGTAGCAGCTCTTTCCTCCGTTCTAACCGCTGAGAAGTCACCAGACAACTCCCCCAGTCGGTCCAGTGGAGCTGCTCTTGAAAGTAGCCTGTCAG GTGAAAAACCCCTTTCCGGAGCGGAAGAGCCAGTGGAAGTCTCAGAGGACAATGAGACAGAGGGATCTGCACCTGTCTCGGAAAATAATGAGGAGCAATCAGAATCCAAGCAAGAGTCGCTCCAGGATGTTGAGGCCAGTGAGAATACGGTAACAGTGTTCAGTTATGATCAAGTGAAGGCTAAATCAGACAACCCAGTGACTGGAATCGACTTTAAAAGGAGAGAG GCTTATCTGTCGGACGAGGAATTTCAGGCTGTCCTAGGGATGACAAAGGATGCATTTTACAAGTTGCCAAAATGGAAGCAGGACATGCACAAGAAGAAAGCCGATTTGTTTTAG